From a region of the Methanolinea sp. genome:
- a CDS encoding YbhB/YbcL family Raf kinase inhibitor-like protein → MENLVISIEFDKKMFPRKHTCDGENISPEIFIDRIRSPFLAIILEDWTGTDERTCQWIIWNIEARAVIPENIPKEPIVTHPIAAVQGINDFHTIGYYGPCPQKGDTHTYYFNVYGLDGPLNIKPGSDTDALKAAMEGHTIQYGGQAIAIYTR, encoded by the coding sequence ATGGAAAACCTGGTAATCAGTATCGAATTCGACAAGAAGATGTTCCCCCGGAAGCATACCTGCGATGGGGAGAACATCTCGCCCGAGATCTTCATTGATCGAATCCGGTCCCCGTTCCTGGCGATCATACTCGAGGACTGGACCGGGACTGACGAACGGACCTGCCAGTGGATTATCTGGAACATCGAAGCACGGGCAGTCATCCCGGAGAACATCCCCAAAGAGCCGATCGTCACCCATCCCATCGCCGCGGTGCAGGGAATAAATGACTTCCATACCATCGGGTATTATGGCCCCTGCCCGCAGAAAGGGGATACCCATACCTACTACTTCAATGTCTACGGGCTGGACGGCCCTCTCAATATAAAACCCGGCTCGGATACAGATGCCCTGAAAGCAGCGATGGAGGGCCACACGATCCAGTATGGTGGCCAGGCTATCGCCATCTACACCCGGTAA
- a CDS encoding ATP-binding cassette domain-containing protein, with protein sequence MIAFDHVTLTLGEFSLKDISFTVRDGEYFFIIGPSGAGKTIILEAIAGLHVPDKGRILLSGKDVSIIPPEHRGVGLVYQDYSLFPHMTVEKNIAFGLRMHHLPSGEIKKTVEGLLSRFGIVHLRSRATLTLSGGEMQRVALARALAIDPDILLLDEPLSALDPGMKEYFIQVLKDIHRENALTIVQVSHDRHEILSLGTRMALIMEGSLEQEGSVRDVYATPANRQVAEFIGYENVMEGVIVSSSDGECLIDASGLQLRASCTLPEGRGVTFCIGADEIVIHPPQAPRPGLENTVQGVITAITQAGYLTRVRIDAGAKLSAVMVREKADDMTLRVGSRVLLTIRKNAIRIIGN encoded by the coding sequence ATGATCGCGTTTGACCATGTCACCCTCACCCTCGGTGAGTTCTCCCTCAAGGACATCTCGTTTACCGTCAGGGATGGTGAATACTTTTTCATCATCGGACCTTCCGGTGCAGGAAAGACCATCATCCTTGAGGCCATTGCCGGCCTCCATGTTCCCGATAAAGGAAGAATTCTCCTCTCTGGGAAGGACGTGAGCATTATCCCCCCTGAGCACCGGGGAGTGGGGCTGGTATACCAGGACTACTCACTCTTCCCGCACATGACGGTGGAAAAGAACATCGCATTCGGTTTGAGGATGCACCACCTCCCCTCCGGGGAGATCAAAAAGACGGTTGAGGGGTTGTTGTCCCGGTTCGGTATTGTGCACCTGCGGTCCCGTGCGACCCTGACGCTTTCCGGGGGCGAGATGCAGCGGGTGGCGCTGGCCCGGGCCCTGGCCATCGACCCCGATATCCTCCTCCTCGATGAACCGCTCTCGGCACTCGATCCGGGCATGAAGGAGTATTTCATCCAGGTACTCAAGGATATCCACCGGGAGAACGCTCTCACCATCGTCCAGGTAAGCCACGATCGCCACGAGATCCTCTCGCTCGGCACCCGTATGGCCCTGATCATGGAGGGATCTCTCGAACAGGAGGGATCGGTCCGGGATGTCTATGCGACCCCGGCCAACCGACAGGTTGCCGAGTTCATCGGGTATGAGAATGTAATGGAAGGAGTGATAGTCTCATCGAGCGACGGTGAATGCCTGATCGATGCCTCAGGGCTGCAACTACGTGCATCCTGCACCCTCCCCGAAGGGCGTGGCGTCACTTTCTGTATCGGCGCCGATGAAATCGTGATCCATCCGCCACAGGCACCCCGTCCCGGCCTAGAAAATACCGTTCAGGGGGTTATAACCGCCATCACCCAGGCTGGATACCTTACCAGGGTCAGGATCGATGCCGGTGCGAAGCTCTCCGCAGTGATGGTCCGGGAAAAGGCGGATGATATGACACTCCGGGTAGGCTCCCGGGTCCTGCTGACGATCCGGAAGAACGCAATCCGGATCATAGGGAACTGA
- a CDS encoding ABC transporter permease — protein MTDAGEKSIWARYKKVDSTLIVFSLIGSTLVIFSFLALATITLTQLADLPFLIKVATDSRVVNSILLTFGAGLMVVLILLLFGTPLAYVLARTHSRVNSLIEALIDIPLVLPHTVAGIMVYLLFMQRGLLGAPLKGIGIVFEDAIPGIVVAMLFVSMPFYINTVREGFQKVPLHIENVARTLGATRFKAFILVVLPLSARHILNGSVLAWGRAISEFAAVIMIAYYPMIVSTLIYYRFTTGGLKESSAIAFLMIMASFSVFLVLRVVTRYLGSYDDRV, from the coding sequence ATGACTGATGCAGGGGAAAAATCCATATGGGCGCGCTACAAGAAGGTCGATTCAACCCTGATCGTCTTTTCGCTCATTGGGTCAACCCTGGTCATCTTCTCATTCCTGGCCCTGGCGACCATTACCCTGACCCAGCTTGCCGATCTTCCCTTCCTAATCAAGGTAGCTACCGATTCCCGGGTGGTCAATTCCATCCTCCTGACATTTGGGGCAGGTCTCATGGTGGTGTTAATCCTCCTCCTCTTTGGGACACCCCTTGCGTATGTCCTTGCACGGACCCATTCGCGGGTAAACAGCCTGATCGAGGCCCTGATCGACATCCCGCTCGTGCTTCCCCATACCGTGGCAGGGATCATGGTCTACCTGCTCTTCATGCAGCGGGGGCTCCTGGGAGCACCGTTGAAGGGGATCGGAATTGTATTTGAAGACGCAATCCCGGGAATCGTCGTGGCCATGCTCTTCGTCTCCATGCCCTTCTACATCAACACCGTCAGGGAAGGTTTCCAAAAGGTGCCACTCCATATCGAGAACGTGGCCCGGACCCTGGGAGCGACCCGGTTCAAAGCATTCATACTGGTTGTGCTCCCGCTCTCCGCCCGGCACATCCTGAACGGAAGTGTGCTGGCCTGGGGCCGGGCGATCAGCGAGTTTGCTGCCGTTATCATGATCGCCTATTACCCGATGATCGTCTCCACGCTCATCTATTACCGGTTCACGACCGGCGGGCTCAAGGAGAGCAGTGCGATCGCTTTCCTGATGATCATGGCCAGTTTTTCGGTGTTCCTGGTGCTGCGGGTCGTCACCCGGTACCTGGGGAGCTACGATGATCGCGTTTGA
- the wtpA gene encoding tungstate ABC transporter substrate-binding protein WtpA, giving the protein MKQIVKYLALTILVMGLLLSCACVSKEPGSPVTPPVTTAPGEKITVKVFHAGSLTGPFEKLKAKYEAKYPNTEVLLEPAGSVDCIKKVTDLDKPAEVVASADYLLIPQYMVPADADWYITFAKNRMTIAYTNNSKFASEINADNWYKILARDGVRWAFSDPNADPAGYRTPMVIKLAEGYYGDSSIFKTLIGDHSGITTSESGGVWTIDATDPTPDGTKLTIRPKSVELVQMVQAGGIDYAWEYISVSVQNDLEYVVLPEAIDLSSVDYADDYATVQVKAKKGDGTTMYVGTPIIFGVTVPKIAEHPEYGVLFVQMLIGPEGQAIMTADGQPPIVPAGGFGAVPPELAGMVEMKS; this is encoded by the coding sequence ATGAAACAAATTGTAAAGTACCTTGCATTAACCATTCTCGTCATGGGCCTGCTTCTATCCTGCGCCTGCGTCAGCAAGGAACCCGGATCGCCGGTAACGCCCCCTGTCACAACTGCTCCGGGGGAGAAGATCACGGTAAAGGTGTTCCATGCGGGAAGCCTGACCGGGCCTTTTGAGAAACTGAAAGCCAAGTACGAAGCGAAGTATCCCAACACCGAAGTCCTCCTCGAACCGGCCGGCAGTGTGGATTGCATCAAGAAGGTGACCGACCTCGACAAGCCGGCCGAAGTGGTTGCATCGGCCGATTATCTCCTGATTCCCCAGTACATGGTGCCTGCAGATGCCGACTGGTACATCACGTTTGCCAAGAACCGGATGACAATCGCATACACGAACAACAGCAAATTTGCCTCCGAGATAAACGCTGACAACTGGTACAAGATCCTCGCCCGGGATGGGGTCCGGTGGGCATTCTCCGATCCCAATGCCGACCCGGCCGGGTACCGTACCCCCATGGTAATCAAGCTCGCCGAGGGCTACTACGGCGATAGTAGTATCTTTAAGACTCTTATCGGTGACCACAGCGGTATCACGACATCCGAGAGCGGCGGGGTCTGGACTATCGATGCAACTGACCCGACACCTGACGGCACCAAGTTGACCATCCGCCCCAAGAGCGTCGAGCTGGTCCAAATGGTGCAGGCCGGCGGCATCGATTATGCCTGGGAGTACATCAGCGTCTCGGTGCAGAATGACCTGGAGTATGTCGTGCTTCCTGAGGCAATCGATCTCTCATCTGTCGATTATGCAGACGACTACGCGACGGTCCAGGTAAAAGCTAAGAAAGGAGACGGAACGACCATGTACGTAGGAACACCCATTATCTTTGGTGTAACAGTACCAAAGATCGCCGAGCACCCTGAGTACGGGGTTCTCTTCGTCCAGATGCTGATCGGCCCTGAAGGCCAGGCTATCATGACCGCCGACGGCCAGCCGCCGATTGTCCCCGCCGGCGGATTTGGAGCTGTTCCCCCCGAGCTGGCCGGCATGGTCGAAATGAAATCCTAA
- a CDS encoding bifunctional precorrin-2 dehydrogenase/sirohydrochlorin ferrochelatase: MIPLMLDFSGKKVTIFGGGDVGVRKAGFFCREAEVTVYSRSFSSRLAGMGVTLVETDLSVKSDNELLQLLTGSDLAVATTPDPVLNNRIGALCRSQGILFNNARGEPGDVVIPSVIRGENFTLSITTAGKSPAISRYLREHLQSSLPCLERMIRLQERLRRFLRQTEPEIMKRREILVSVLNDPDAWEALREGEDAAWNLIERKYLA; encoded by the coding sequence ATGATCCCCCTCATGCTGGACTTCTCAGGCAAGAAGGTGACAATATTCGGAGGGGGGGATGTCGGCGTCCGGAAGGCAGGGTTTTTCTGCAGGGAAGCGGAAGTGACAGTATACTCACGGTCATTCTCATCACGCCTCGCAGGGATGGGAGTGACCCTGGTAGAAACGGATCTCTCCGTGAAATCTGATAATGAACTCCTGCAGCTACTCACCGGGTCAGACCTCGCTGTTGCCACGACACCGGACCCGGTTTTAAACAACCGAATCGGCGCCCTGTGCCGATCGCAGGGGATCCTGTTCAACAACGCCCGCGGAGAACCGGGGGACGTGGTGATCCCCTCTGTGATTCGGGGAGAGAACTTCACCCTCTCCATAACAACCGCGGGGAAGAGCCCGGCTATAAGCAGGTATCTCCGGGAACATCTCCAGTCTTCCCTCCCCTGCCTTGAACGGATGATCAGGCTCCAGGAACGGCTCCGCCGTTTTCTCCGGCAAACGGAACCCGAAATCATGAAACGGCGGGAGATTCTCGTATCCGTTCTCAATGACCCGGATGCCTGGGAAGCGTTGCGGGAAGGGGAGGATGCTGCATGGAATCTCATCGAGAGGAAGTATCTGGCATGA
- a CDS encoding glutamyl-tRNA reductase, which yields MNDLLFVPIAIAGISHHQATVDRLEQFRFADEAAFLARAKGRFRGVLIIQTCNRIEILVHGESSALRSLLEEEGRSGFSLLTGTEALRHLLLLAAGMESMIVGEDQIIGQLKDALALAKEAGAASPILELCINKAVHTGIEVRRHTRINRGAVSIGSAAVLLAEEQLGSLEGKRILVVGSGEMGMLVAQALAAKKLTAMYVANRTYNRAEVLAKKIGGKAVKLTELPRYMTISDLVISCTSAPHPIIYRENLQEIMRSRRWPLDSHPRPLVLIDIAQPRDVEEGTEEIDGIHLFTIDSLRRINELTMNTRKEAAEQAGSFVEEELHQFTRLLNGKAADETLSHLHTWAESIRLRERDRALSRLGAGNPRAGQIVDDLSRALVNKILSEVTVSIRLCAECGDLGYAQSLVAAITQGEKICFRNEE from the coding sequence ATGAACGACCTCCTCTTTGTCCCAATCGCCATTGCCGGTATCAGCCACCACCAGGCAACGGTAGACAGGCTGGAGCAGTTCCGGTTCGCCGATGAAGCGGCTTTCCTCGCCCGGGCCAAGGGTCGGTTTCGGGGAGTCCTGATTATCCAGACCTGTAACCGGATCGAAATCCTGGTGCACGGCGAGAGTTCAGCTCTCAGGTCGCTGCTCGAGGAGGAAGGGAGATCCGGCTTCTCGCTACTGACCGGGACCGAGGCCCTCCGGCACCTCCTCCTCCTTGCTGCCGGTATGGAATCAATGATTGTCGGCGAGGACCAGATCATCGGGCAACTCAAGGACGCGCTTGCCCTGGCAAAGGAGGCCGGGGCGGCAAGTCCGATTCTCGAACTCTGCATCAACAAGGCGGTGCACACCGGGATCGAAGTGCGCCGGCATACCCGGATCAACCGCGGCGCGGTCTCCATCGGCTCTGCAGCGGTCCTGCTTGCCGAGGAACAACTTGGCAGCCTCGAGGGAAAGCGCATTCTCGTGGTCGGGTCCGGAGAAATGGGGATGCTGGTCGCCCAGGCCCTCGCTGCCAAGAAACTGACGGCGATGTACGTTGCCAACCGGACCTACAATCGGGCCGAGGTGCTGGCAAAGAAGATAGGGGGAAAGGCGGTCAAGCTGACAGAGCTCCCCCGTTATATGACCATCTCCGACCTGGTTATCTCCTGCACTTCTGCACCCCATCCGATCATCTACCGGGAGAACCTGCAGGAGATAATGCGGAGCCGGCGCTGGCCGCTGGACAGCCATCCACGACCCCTTGTCCTGATCGATATCGCCCAGCCAAGAGATGTCGAGGAAGGGACGGAGGAGATCGATGGGATCCACCTCTTCACTATCGACAGCCTCCGGCGCATCAATGAGCTGACCATGAACACCCGGAAAGAGGCTGCCGAGCAGGCTGGTTCATTTGTCGAGGAAGAGTTACACCAGTTCACCCGGCTGCTGAACGGGAAGGCCGCTGATGAGACCTTATCGCACCTCCATACCTGGGCGGAATCGATCCGGCTGCGGGAGAGGGACCGTGCACTGTCCCGGCTCGGCGCCGGCAATCCGCGGGCCGGCCAGATCGTTGATGATCTCAGCCGGGCACTGGTGAACAAGATCCTTTCAGAGGTGACCGTCTCGATCAGGCTCTGCGCAGAATGCGGCGACCTCGGCTACGCCCAGTCGCTGGTAGCGGCAATTACCCAAGGTGAGAAGATATGTTTCCGCAACGAAGAATGA
- the hemB gene encoding porphobilinogen synthase has product MFPQRRMRRLRGRLLQPLVQENFISKADLVAPLFVDENAERPIPIPSMPGQFRYPAAGIVRAAEGLREKGIPAILLFGIPARKDAGASEAYNPEGIVHQAVRSLKASLPDLVVITDVCACEYTDHGHCGILTDGPWGPDLDNDRSLELMAQIAVSHARAGADIVAPSCMLDGMVATVRHALDDAGFTDTAIMSYSTKFASALYGPFREAVDSGYSFGDRSTYQINPANGREAIRESELDCWEGADILMVKPAGFYLDLVAGIRALGLPVAAYQVSGEYAMIKAASAQGWIDERKVAMESLLCIRRAGADLIITYFAGDVAGWLDEES; this is encoded by the coding sequence ATGTTTCCGCAACGAAGAATGAGAAGGCTGCGTGGCAGGCTGCTCCAGCCCCTGGTACAGGAGAATTTTATCTCAAAGGCAGATCTCGTGGCCCCGCTTTTCGTGGACGAGAACGCAGAAAGGCCGATACCCATACCCTCCATGCCTGGACAGTTCCGGTATCCTGCCGCAGGCATTGTCCGTGCTGCAGAAGGCCTCCGGGAAAAAGGAATCCCTGCTATTCTCCTCTTCGGCATCCCCGCACGGAAGGATGCCGGGGCATCGGAGGCATACAACCCGGAAGGGATAGTCCATCAGGCAGTCCGGTCCCTCAAGGCCTCCCTCCCGGACCTGGTGGTTATCACCGATGTCTGTGCCTGCGAATACACCGATCATGGCCATTGCGGGATCCTCACTGATGGCCCCTGGGGCCCGGATCTCGATAACGACCGGTCCCTTGAGCTAATGGCACAGATCGCAGTCAGCCATGCCCGGGCTGGGGCCGATATTGTTGCTCCTTCCTGCATGCTCGATGGGATGGTTGCCACAGTGCGGCATGCCTTGGATGATGCGGGATTCACGGATACAGCGATCATGTCCTACTCAACCAAGTTTGCTAGCGCTCTGTACGGGCCGTTCCGGGAAGCGGTAGATTCGGGGTATTCCTTCGGTGACCGGAGCACCTACCAGATCAACCCGGCCAATGGCCGGGAGGCGATCCGGGAGTCCGAGCTCGACTGCTGGGAGGGGGCTGATATCCTCATGGTCAAGCCGGCCGGGTTCTACCTCGACCTGGTGGCCGGGATTCGGGCGTTAGGCCTGCCTGTCGCAGCCTACCAGGTGAGCGGCGAGTATGCGATGATCAAGGCTGCTTCCGCCCAGGGATGGATCGATGAGAGAAAGGTGGCGATGGAGAGCCTCCTGTGCATCAGGCGGGCAGGCGCAGACCTCATCATCACCTACTTTGCCGGGGATGTGGCAGGGTGGCTCGATGAGGAGTCGTGA